A DNA window from Seriola aureovittata isolate HTS-2021-v1 ecotype China chromosome 8, ASM2101889v1, whole genome shotgun sequence contains the following coding sequences:
- the kiaa1191 gene encoding putative monooxygenase p33MONOX, whose amino-acid sequence MASRRGDIPALESGTSSGLFGAFSSPIGMTRHNISYDEHMDAPMHSPPPDLTVNILWKDPVIPQHKFRNTAEEGESGGKFLTCEPTAPAKSPVPVVKAKATSLMSSLMIKQTQENLQRFEHQAGLTDAGYSPHKGLSTEETRFHRLGDTLPKLRMPSGEFKEDRLTTSAQSTPSGTPSVTPSVTPSVTPCVSPHSSPAVSRRSWFQLSPAPFLATPEHSPSTDMGGNEGGGGERWNFFGSRSVVQKSPTDPGSETSTGFSLQSYFGLQKSSTMDGTNTQVNLKVEDPANFMPPKIEISGINAKPAPPRPHKLKPRDMNVLTPSGF is encoded by the exons ATGGCCTCAAGACGGGGAGATATTCCAG CACTGGAGTCAGGCACGTCATCTGGACTCTTCGGTGCCTTTTCGTCTCCTATTGGAATGACTCGGCATAATATCAGCTATGATGAGCACATGGATGCCCCCATGCATTCACCACCCCCAGACCTAACTGTCAACATCTTGTGGAAAGACCCTGTCATCCCACAGCACAAGTTCAGGAACACTGCAGAG GAAGGTGAAAGTGGTGGGAAGTTTCTGACTTGTGAGCCAACAGCGCCAGCCAAGTCACCAGTGCCTGTGGTGAAAGCCAAAGCCACCTCTTTAATGAGTTCACTTATGATCA AGCAAACCCAGGAGAATCTCCAGAGGTTTGAGCACCAGGCAGGCCTGACAGACGCTGGGTATTCTCCCCACAAGGGCCTCTCCACCGAGGAGACACGCTTTCACCGTCTGGGTGACACACTGCCA AAGTTGAGAATGCCAAGCGGGGAGTTCAAGGAGGACAGGCTTACAACATCAGCACAATCCACCCCAAGTGGCACCCCTTCTGTCACCCCCTCCGTCACCCCCAGTGTCACTCCCTGCGTTAGTCCCCACTCATCGCCGGCTGTCAGTCGCAG GAGCTGGTTCCAGCTGAGTCCTGCGCCTTTTCTTGCCACCCCAGAGCACAGTCCAAGCACAGACATGGGAGGAAatgaagggggaggaggagagaggtggaaCTTCTTTGGATCTCGGTCTGTGGTACAGAAATCCCCCACCGACCCAGGCTCTGAAACCAGCACAG GCTTTTCACTGCAGTCCTACTTTGGCCTGCAGAAGTCTTCTACCATGGATGGCACCAACACCCAGGTCAACCTCAAGGTGGAGGACCCTGCCAACTTCATGCCCCCCAAGATTGAAATCTCGGGCATTAATGCCAAGCCGGCGCCCCCACGGCCACACAAACTTAAACCTCGGGATATGAATGTTTTAACACCTTCAGGCTTCTGA